Proteins co-encoded in one Capsicum annuum cultivar UCD-10X-F1 chromosome 9, UCD10Xv1.1, whole genome shotgun sequence genomic window:
- the LOC124887056 gene encoding proline-rich protein 2-like, whose protein sequence is MNGAVEAANKNIKKILRKMIENDRSWHEILPYALRGYRTIVRTSTEATSYLLMYGNEFSIPIKVEIPSLRIIQEAGLSNEEWVLFNLIRPSAPIRPLAPTSGPISEPRRRSPARSPSPLRRPSAPTRPDLRARPPARSLSLSLPSLPPSRTGTWSPTPSPTFGADPTRPLTPTSGPQRRPGRRPRPPTRPPALTADPTAGPDRRPDRRAPHPPPLPVLSVPPPPRGSASQLPPGLQPPPAAPSQAVAAPSVIR, encoded by the exons ATGAATGGAGCCGTAGAAGcagccaataagaatatcaagaagatcttaagGAAAATGatcgaaaatgatagatcatggcatgagatatTGCCCTATGCTCTGCGAGGGTATCGTACAATAGTTCGAACCTCCACTGAGGCAACTTCTTATCTACTTATGTATGGGAATGAATTTTCGATACCTATTaaggttgaaataccttccttAAGGATTATTCAAGAAGCTGGAttaagtaacgaagaatgg GTACTATTTAACTTGATTCGACCGTCGGCGCCGATCCGGCCCCTGGCGCCGACCTCCGGCCCGATCTCCGAGCCCCGGCGCCGATCTCCGGCCCGATCTCCGAGCCCCCTGcgccgaccgtcggcgccgacccgGCCCGATCTCCGAGCTCGACCTCCGGCccgatctctctctctctccctaccctctctccctcCCTCTCGCACCGGTACCTGGTCCCCGACGCCGTCGCCGACCTTCGGTGCCGACCCGACTCGACCGTTGACCCCGACCTCCGGTCCCCAGCGCCGACCCGGCCGTCGACCCCGACCGCCGACCCGACCGCCGGCCCTGACCGCCGACCCGACCGCCGGCCCCGACCGCCGACCCGATCGTCGggccccccaccccccacccttACCTGTTCTGTCCGTACCCCCTCCACCTCGGGGTTCAGCCAGCCAGCTGCCGCCCGGTCTCCAGCCGCCACCCGCCGCTCCGTCTCAAGCAGTCGCAGCTccaagcgtaatccggtga